One segment of Stappia sp. 28M-7 DNA contains the following:
- a CDS encoding TRAP transporter large permease, with protein sequence MDMIFVSAITLAVLIFGLLAAGVWVSVTLLAVGMAMMALFTSAPTGSLIASTLWDSSWGWALTSLPLFVWMGEILFRSNLSVRMFRGLAPLVGRLPGGLLHVNILGCGVLAAITGSSAVTCATIGRMTVPELSKREYPANMTIGTLAGSGTLGLLIPPSIIMIVYGVTAEQSIGRLFIAGVVPGLLLIALFMGYTAIWSLINRDKMPEPETAPSWRAKLAGLRNLAPAVGLIALVIGSIYGGFATPTEAAVIGVIGALALSALSGTLTRATFMDGVMAAVRTSCMISFIIACAACLSIAVAFVDLPRQLAGWVDALNLSPYALLAVLGLLILVLGCFLEGISIIVLTSSVMLPMVQTAGVDLIWFGIFITILIEAAQITPPVGFNLFVMQSVTGANILTVAKATFPFFLLLMGLLTLITLWPDIVLWLPRLMN encoded by the coding sequence ATGGACATGATCTTCGTCTCCGCCATCACCCTGGCGGTCCTCATCTTCGGGCTGCTGGCCGCCGGCGTGTGGGTCTCCGTCACGCTGCTGGCCGTCGGCATGGCGATGATGGCGCTGTTCACCTCCGCGCCCACCGGCTCGCTGATCGCCTCGACCCTTTGGGACAGCAGCTGGGGCTGGGCGCTGACCTCGCTGCCGCTGTTCGTGTGGATGGGAGAGATCCTCTTCCGCTCGAACCTGTCGGTCAGGATGTTCCGCGGGCTGGCCCCGCTGGTCGGGCGCCTGCCCGGCGGCCTGCTCCACGTCAACATCCTGGGCTGCGGCGTGCTGGCGGCGATCACCGGGTCCTCGGCGGTCACCTGCGCCACCATCGGCCGCATGACGGTTCCCGAACTGTCGAAGCGCGAATATCCCGCCAACATGACCATCGGAACGCTGGCGGGCTCCGGCACGCTCGGCCTGCTGATCCCGCCCTCGATCATCATGATCGTCTACGGCGTGACGGCGGAACAGTCGATCGGCCGCCTGTTCATCGCCGGGGTGGTGCCCGGCCTGCTGCTGATCGCCCTGTTCATGGGCTACACGGCGATCTGGAGCCTCATCAACCGCGACAAGATGCCGGAGCCGGAGACCGCGCCGAGCTGGCGCGCCAAGCTGGCGGGCCTGCGCAACCTGGCCCCTGCCGTCGGCCTCATCGCGCTGGTGATCGGCTCGATCTACGGCGGTTTTGCCACCCCGACGGAAGCGGCGGTGATCGGCGTGATCGGCGCCCTCGCCCTGTCAGCGCTGAGCGGCACCTTGACACGGGCCACCTTCATGGACGGCGTCATGGCGGCCGTGCGCACGTCCTGCATGATCTCCTTCATCATCGCCTGCGCCGCATGCCTGTCCATCGCCGTCGCCTTCGTCGACCTGCCGCGCCAGCTCGCCGGCTGGGTCGATGCGCTGAACCTGTCGCCCTACGCGCTGCTGGCGGTGCTCGGCCTGCTGATCCTCGTCCTCGGCTGCTTCCTGGAAGGGATCTCGATCATCGTGCTCACCTCCTCGGTGATGCTGCCGATGGTGCAGACGGCGGGCGTCGATCTGATCTGGTTCGGCATCTTCATCACGATCCTGATCGAGGCGGCGCAGATCACCCCGCCGGTCGGCTTCAACCTGTTCGTGATGCAGAGCGTGACGGGCGCCAACATCCTCACCGTGGCGAAGGCGACCTTCCCGTTCTTCCTGCTGCTGATGGGGCTGCTGACGCTGATCACCCTGTGGCCGGACATCGTGCTCTGGCTGCCCCGGCTGATGAACTGA
- a CDS encoding TRAP transporter small permease, with product MIRRVLDSLYEAAGYLAALFLIGIGVTIVVQVVARTMSVTVDSTEAAGLCLAAATFFGLAHTFRHGAHVRITLVVSHLPAGPKRVFEVFNCLVAGAAVCFLAWHVIELTFQSYSYNDVSPGLLAMPFWIPQAGVSVGVVLFAVAILDDLVQVLRGNVPSYDSDTHPEDSHAE from the coding sequence ATGATCCGACGCGTCCTCGACAGCCTCTATGAGGCGGCCGGCTATCTGGCAGCCTTGTTCCTGATCGGCATCGGCGTGACGATCGTCGTGCAGGTGGTGGCCCGCACCATGTCGGTCACCGTCGATTCCACCGAGGCGGCCGGACTGTGTCTGGCCGCCGCCACCTTCTTCGGTCTGGCGCACACGTTCCGGCATGGCGCCCATGTGCGCATCACGCTGGTGGTCAGCCACCTGCCGGCCGGGCCGAAGCGGGTCTTCGAGGTCTTCAACTGCCTCGTCGCCGGCGCCGCGGTGTGCTTTCTCGCCTGGCACGTCATCGAGCTGACCTTTCAGTCCTACAGCTACAACGATGTCAGTCCGGGCCTGCTGGCCATGCCCTTCTGGATCCCGCAGGCCGGCGTTTCGGTCGGCGTCGTGCTCTTCGCCGTCGCGATCCTCGACGACCTGGTGCAGGTGCTGCGCGGCAACGTGCCGAGCTACGACAGCGACACCCATCCCGAAGACAGCCACGCGGAGTAG
- a CDS encoding helix-turn-helix domain-containing protein — protein sequence MSVLTLSASDFDPDVRVAAFQDAVASMCRLQITPTDDTAFHSHTTIGLLPGLMTGQTMHSRCGVVRTKALAAETGDNVMVHVPLSGGFSMYQQGGSNVVCTPGSVYLDPNELPGSAEFHGERNDAFYLSIPRAFLASAGTSLNGALREVQPVTPQWRLLLRYARSLHEELALLPAEEVATCSSHIHDLTIMAMGASREAEEIAKGRGVRAARLKAIKADIEQNLVSPRLGSEWIATRHSISPRYIRSLFAGEGTSFRDYVAQRRLLLAHRRLCDPAQSMLGISEIALSSGFSDLSWFNASFRRAFGQTPKEVRAAALAAAFAAN from the coding sequence ATGTCGGTCCTCACCCTCTCCGCCAGCGATTTCGATCCGGATGTCAGGGTGGCAGCCTTCCAGGACGCCGTTGCCTCCATGTGCCGGCTCCAGATCACCCCGACCGACGACACCGCCTTCCACTCGCACACGACCATCGGCCTGCTGCCCGGCCTGATGACCGGCCAGACCATGCATTCGCGCTGCGGCGTGGTGCGCACCAAGGCGCTGGCGGCGGAAACCGGCGACAACGTCATGGTGCATGTGCCGCTGTCCGGCGGCTTTTCCATGTACCAGCAGGGCGGCAGCAATGTCGTGTGCACGCCCGGCTCCGTCTATCTCGACCCCAACGAGCTGCCGGGCTCGGCCGAGTTCCACGGCGAGCGCAACGACGCCTTCTACCTGTCGATCCCGCGCGCCTTTCTCGCCTCCGCCGGCACCAGCCTCAACGGCGCCCTGCGGGAGGTGCAGCCGGTGACGCCGCAATGGCGGCTGCTGCTGCGCTACGCCCGTTCGCTGCACGAGGAACTGGCGCTGCTGCCGGCCGAAGAGGTCGCCACCTGCTCCAGCCACATCCACGACCTGACGATCATGGCGATGGGCGCCTCGCGCGAGGCCGAGGAGATCGCCAAGGGGCGCGGCGTGCGCGCCGCCCGGCTCAAGGCGATCAAGGCGGACATCGAGCAGAACCTCGTCTCGCCGCGCCTCGGCAGCGAGTGGATCGCCACGCGCCATTCCATCTCGCCGCGCTACATCCGCTCTCTGTTTGCCGGCGAAGGAACGAGCTTTCGCGACTATGTCGCCCAGCGGCGGTTGCTGCTGGCCCATCGGCGCCTGTGCGATCCGGCCCAGAGCATGCTCGGCATCAGCGAGATCGCGCTGTCCTCCGGCTTCAGCGACCTGTCCTGGTTCAATGCCAGCTTCCGCCGCGCCTTCGGCCAGACGCCGAAAGAGGTCCGCGCCGCCGCGCTCGCCGCCGCCTTCGCCGCGAATTGA
- a CDS encoding TRAP transporter substrate-binding protein encodes MSLKSLLRAAALASATLALAGPALAATQWTMASGYPETSFFTKNIRQFIAAVEERTKGELKIDLRSHDSLIKLDNIKRAVQSGQVQIGEIRMGVYGNEQEMFNLDNIPGVVPTFDKSWKLMEAQKPFYDEWFGRNGMRVITYVAWPGQGFFTAEPINSLDDLNGVKLRIYSQQTQVMGEKLGTQAIILPFAEVPQAFATGMIEALWTSAQSGTDVQVWDYLDVFTYTGTMHNKNAVIVNERALRALPDDIRKIVLEEGEAATARGWELAKAASEERENVLKEHGITINQAPQDVLDRIDEIGKEMVANWMTRASDAEKAVYEAYQASLD; translated from the coding sequence ATGTCCCTGAAGTCCCTGCTTCGCGCGGCCGCCCTGGCTTCGGCCACGCTCGCCCTCGCCGGCCCCGCCCTTGCGGCAACCCAGTGGACGATGGCCTCGGGCTATCCGGAAACCAGCTTTTTCACCAAGAACATCCGCCAGTTCATCGCGGCGGTGGAGGAGAGGACCAAGGGCGAGCTGAAGATCGACCTGCGCTCCCATGACAGCCTCATCAAGCTCGACAACATCAAGCGCGCGGTGCAGTCGGGCCAGGTGCAGATCGGCGAGATCCGCATGGGCGTCTACGGCAACGAGCAGGAGATGTTCAATCTCGACAACATTCCCGGCGTCGTGCCGACCTTCGACAAGTCGTGGAAGCTGATGGAGGCCCAAAAGCCGTTCTACGACGAGTGGTTCGGCCGCAACGGCATGCGCGTCATCACCTATGTCGCCTGGCCGGGCCAGGGCTTCTTCACCGCCGAGCCGATCAACTCGCTCGACGACCTGAACGGCGTGAAGCTGCGCATCTACTCCCAGCAGACCCAGGTCATGGGCGAGAAGCTCGGCACCCAGGCCATCATCCTGCCCTTTGCCGAAGTGCCGCAGGCCTTCGCCACCGGCATGATCGAGGCGCTTTGGACCAGCGCGCAGTCGGGCACCGACGTGCAGGTCTGGGATTACCTCGACGTGTTCACCTATACCGGCACGATGCACAACAAGAACGCCGTGATCGTCAACGAGCGGGCCCTGCGCGCCCTTCCCGATGACATCCGCAAGATCGTCCTGGAAGAAGGCGAGGCGGCGACCGCACGCGGCTGGGAACTGGCCAAGGCCGCCAGCGAGGAGCGCGAGAACGTCCTCAAGGAGCACGGCATCACCATCAACCAGGCGCCGCAGGACGTGCTCGACCGCATCGACGAGATCGGCAAGGAGATGGTCGCCAACTGGATGACCCGCGCCTCCGACGCGGAAAAGGCGGTCTACGAGGCCTACCAGGCATCGCTCGACTGA